In Saccharolobus solfataricus, a genomic segment contains:
- a CDS encoding alcohol dehydrogenase catalytic domain-containing protein has product MKALVFDKSGLENLKVKEVQEPQLGPHDVLIRVVKSGLNPIDYFVINAIPVTPMPHIPGAELAGVVEKVGDHVKGLNKGDKVVVYNRVFDGTCDLCLSGREMLCRNGGIMSVITNGGWSEYFSVPDKNIFKIPESMSWDVAASLPVAALTSYHSLKELEVGPNDIIVIFGASGNTGLFAVQLAKKFGATVIAVSRKNWLKEFGADYIVGYDDVVQKVKEITNGKMADVVINSLGSSMWENSLQVLGLDGQLAFFGTLTGSEVKVNLSSLYGRHIKVVGTTGGSRKELMELINLCKDCKVKVHKTYKLDEGVEAVKEIMNENREGRIMLQVS; this is encoded by the coding sequence ATGAAAGCCCTAGTTTTCGACAAGAGTGGTTTAGAAAATCTCAAGGTAAAAGAAGTTCAAGAACCACAATTAGGTCCGCATGACGTTTTGATAAGAGTAGTTAAATCTGGTTTAAACCCCATAGATTACTTTGTTATTAACGCAATTCCAGTTACTCCAATGCCCCATATCCCCGGAGCAGAACTAGCTGGAGTAGTTGAAAAAGTGGGGGATCATGTAAAAGGATTAAATAAGGGGGATAAGGTAGTAGTGTACAATAGAGTATTTGATGGTACTTGTGATTTATGCCTATCTGGAAGGGAAATGTTATGTAGAAACGGCGGGATAATGAGTGTCATAACTAACGGCGGATGGTCAGAATACTTTTCGGTTCCAGATAAAAACATTTTCAAAATTCCGGAAAGTATGAGTTGGGATGTCGCCGCTAGCTTACCCGTAGCAGCTCTAACTTCATACCATTCTCTAAAAGAATTAGAAGTAGGCCCTAACGATATTATAGTAATATTTGGTGCGAGTGGCAATACCGGACTTTTCGCAGTACAACTAGCTAAAAAGTTCGGGGCAACAGTTATAGCGGTTTCAAGAAAGAACTGGTTAAAAGAGTTTGGTGCAGATTACATAGTAGGATATGATGATGTAGTGCAAAAGGTTAAAGAAATAACCAATGGGAAAATGGCCGATGTAGTAATAAACTCCTTAGGCTCCTCAATGTGGGAAAATAGCTTACAGGTTCTAGGTTTAGATGGTCAATTGGCGTTCTTTGGAACTTTAACTGGAAGTGAAGTGAAGGTAAATCTAAGCTCCCTATACGGAAGGCATATAAAGGTAGTTGGAACCACGGGGGGATCTAGGAAGGAACTAATGGAATTAATAAATCTGTGTAAGGATTGCAAGGTAAAAGTCCACAAAACTTACAAGTTAGATGAAGGTGTAGAGGCGGTAAAAGAGATTATGAACGAAAATAGAGAAGGGAGAATAATGCTACAAGTATCATAA
- a CDS encoding ParA family protein: MITNIIRLLSIKGGVGKSSIAYALARIISASGYKVLFLDMDNLHTISRVLGVKDCELTYTRDFFVFACDDFSKISFNSYEYVIIDTYSGISSETLSAISGDHVYNIFISDFSSIDNTLNYIKEWNGKKTTNFLVVNMVIREDNENDILLRRFFDSLLLKINVAINKIFLFFFDENYYGSYKVDLNHIELLASYVLGEMSESDLNLG; encoded by the coding sequence TTGATAACGAATATCATCAGACTTTTGAGTATTAAAGGAGGTGTTGGTAAAAGCTCTATAGCTTATGCGTTAGCGAGAATTATCTCTGCTTCTGGGTACAAGGTATTATTTTTAGATATGGACAACCTTCACACTATTTCAAGAGTATTGGGAGTTAAGGATTGTGAGCTAACATATACAAGAGATTTTTTCGTATTTGCATGTGATGATTTTAGTAAGATTTCGTTTAATAGCTATGAATATGTGATAATTGATACTTATTCTGGGATCTCTAGTGAAACGCTTTCAGCTATTAGCGGGGATCATGTTTACAATATTTTTATTTCAGACTTTTCTTCTATTGATAATACTTTAAATTATATAAAGGAGTGGAATGGTAAGAAAACTACTAATTTTTTAGTTGTAAATATGGTCATAAGGGAAGATAATGAGAATGATATTTTATTAAGAAGGTTTTTCGATTCTTTACTCCTTAAAATTAATGTGGCGATAAATAAGATATTTTTATTTTTCTTTGATGAAAATTATTATGGATCTTATAAAGTTGATCTAAATCATATAGAACTCTTAGCTAGTTATGTACTAGGTGAAATGAGTGAATCTGATCTAAACTTAGGATAA
- the prf1 gene encoding peptide chain release factor aRF-1 codes for MKALIKELKKWKAPATVLLSLYIPPGRPIPDVVNLLRQEYSIAQNIKLKRTRDAVLSAIGAAIDRLNKIPKIDGNGLVLFCGENFDTEDFKCFMFSPPDKVPLFFYRTDKEFHLEFLEDMVEDTAVYGLIIVERDEATIGLLKGARIEILEEIEGFVPGKHMMGGQSQRRIDRIIDEMYHNFLKEVGEKVNAYFMPFVQNGKMKGVLLGGPGYAKEDFYKEDYVDYRIKNLILQPLIDVSDQGEVGLREMIMKAEDLLKNQQYIEVEKLLEELKYHLAKDDGLIIYGKEQIKKAMEIGAIEAIVIHEDSTDKELEKLAQDAENYGVKVFVVGDEVPEAEWVKKTFNGIVGKLRYRLY; via the coding sequence TTGAAGGCACTAATTAAGGAATTGAAGAAATGGAAAGCGCCAGCCACTGTACTTCTGTCTTTATATATACCACCCGGTAGGCCTATTCCCGACGTAGTTAATCTTCTTAGACAAGAGTACTCCATAGCTCAGAACATAAAGCTCAAGAGAACTAGAGATGCTGTACTTTCCGCAATAGGTGCAGCAATAGACAGGCTTAATAAGATACCGAAGATAGATGGTAATGGTTTGGTATTGTTTTGTGGCGAAAATTTTGATACTGAGGACTTTAAGTGTTTTATGTTTTCTCCACCTGATAAAGTTCCATTATTCTTTTATAGAACAGATAAGGAATTTCATCTAGAATTTTTAGAGGATATGGTGGAGGATACTGCAGTATATGGCCTTATAATTGTGGAGAGGGATGAAGCTACTATAGGTTTGCTTAAGGGGGCTAGGATAGAAATTTTGGAGGAGATTGAAGGTTTTGTACCAGGTAAACATATGATGGGAGGGCAGTCTCAGAGAAGAATCGATAGAATAATTGACGAGATGTATCATAATTTCTTAAAGGAGGTTGGTGAGAAAGTGAATGCGTATTTTATGCCTTTTGTTCAGAATGGTAAGATGAAAGGTGTATTATTAGGAGGTCCAGGATATGCTAAGGAGGATTTCTATAAAGAAGACTATGTTGACTATAGAATAAAGAATTTAATTTTACAACCTTTAATTGACGTTTCTGACCAAGGTGAGGTTGGGTTAAGGGAAATGATAATGAAGGCTGAGGATTTGTTAAAGAATCAGCAGTACATTGAGGTAGAGAAATTACTAGAGGAATTAAAGTATCATTTGGCTAAGGATGATGGATTGATAATTTACGGGAAGGAACAGATTAAGAAAGCTATGGAAATAGGGGCTATAGAGGCTATAGTAATTCATGAGGACTCTACTGATAAAGAATTGGAGAAATTAGCACAAGATGCAGAAAATTACGGTGTTAAAGTTTTTGTTGTTGGTGATGAAGTGCCAGAGGCTGAATGGGTTAAAAAAACATTTAATGGTATAGTAGGTAAGTTAAGGTATAGGCTATATTAG
- a CDS encoding phosphoribosyltransferase — MQKIPVKVVTWDEIVSLSTKLAEKIKADEYNVNVIVAIARGGLVPARLVADVLGVFDILSIKIEHWIETASHTPEAKVKYPFKVDLSDKNVLIIDDITDTGDSIELARKYVMENFRPTEVKTATLQYIKPAAKIIPDYYAEEIVSWAWFMYPWNYWEDEINLVNKILIERKTKDIDINELKRNFVESYGIENPPISLDKILTEMKRRKIV, encoded by the coding sequence TTGCAAAAAATACCAGTGAAAGTGGTAACATGGGATGAAATAGTAAGTCTCTCTACCAAATTGGCTGAGAAAATTAAAGCTGATGAGTATAACGTCAATGTAATAGTTGCAATAGCAAGAGGAGGTTTGGTTCCAGCTAGGTTAGTGGCTGACGTCTTAGGTGTTTTTGATATATTATCAATAAAGATAGAACATTGGATAGAAACAGCATCACACACTCCAGAGGCTAAAGTGAAGTATCCGTTTAAGGTTGATCTATCAGATAAGAACGTACTTATAATAGATGATATAACAGATACCGGAGATAGTATAGAATTAGCCCGGAAATATGTAATGGAAAATTTTAGACCAACAGAAGTAAAAACAGCGACCTTACAATACATAAAGCCTGCTGCAAAAATAATACCAGATTACTATGCTGAAGAAATAGTAAGCTGGGCATGGTTTATGTATCCTTGGAATTATTGGGAGGACGAAATCAACTTAGTGAATAAAATCTTGATAGAAAGGAAAACTAAAGATATCGATATAAATGAACTTAAAAGGAATTTTGTTGAGAGTTATGGCATAGAGAATCCACCCATCTCATTAGATAAAATACTTACAGAAATGAAAAGAAGAAAAATAGTCTGA
- a CDS encoding S-methyl-5'-thioadenosine phosphorylase, whose product MIEQNEKASIGIIGGSGLYDPGIFSESKEIKVYTPYGQPSDFITIGKIGNKSVAFLPRHGRGHRIPPHKINYRANIWALKELGVRWVISVSAVGSLRMDYKLGDFVIPDQFIDMTKNREYSFFDGPVVAHVSMADPFCNSLRKLAIETAKELNIKTHESGTYICIEGPRFSTRAESRTWREVYKADIIGMTLVPEVNLACEAQMCYATIAMVTDYDVFAEIPVTAEEVTRVMAENTEKAKKLLYALIQKLPEKPEEGSCSCCNSLKTALV is encoded by the coding sequence ATGATTGAGCAAAATGAAAAAGCCTCGATTGGGATTATTGGCGGATCTGGACTATACGATCCGGGTATCTTTTCGGAGAGTAAGGAGATAAAGGTGTATACACCTTATGGGCAACCGAGTGATTTTATAACTATAGGTAAAATAGGGAATAAATCTGTAGCCTTTTTACCTAGACACGGAAGGGGACATAGAATTCCTCCTCATAAAATAAACTATAGGGCCAATATTTGGGCATTAAAAGAACTTGGTGTTAGGTGGGTGATTTCAGTTTCTGCAGTAGGTAGTTTAAGAATGGATTATAAACTTGGAGATTTTGTTATACCAGATCAATTTATAGATATGACTAAGAATAGAGAATACAGCTTCTTTGATGGTCCTGTAGTAGCTCATGTCTCAATGGCTGATCCATTTTGTAATAGCTTAAGGAAATTGGCAATAGAGACCGCAAAAGAATTAAACATAAAGACGCATGAAAGTGGTACCTATATATGTATTGAGGGTCCTAGGTTTTCTACAAGGGCTGAGAGTAGAACGTGGAGAGAAGTTTATAAGGCTGATATAATTGGTATGACGCTAGTCCCAGAGGTTAATCTTGCGTGTGAGGCACAAATGTGTTATGCCACTATTGCTATGGTAACTGATTACGATGTTTTCGCTGAGATCCCTGTGACAGCAGAGGAGGTTACTAGAGTTATGGCAGAGAATACGGAAAAAGCTAAGAAACTTTTATATGCGTTAATTCAAAAACTACCGGAAAAACCAGAAGAGGGGTCGTGTTCCTGTTGCAACAGTCTGAAGACAGCACTAGTATAA